The Candidatus Eisenbacteria bacterium genome contains a region encoding:
- a CDS encoding IS1380 family transposase, with the protein TARFDLPNASSDGGAVLLKAADRRLGLISRLAAALVDERQRGKVRHALADLLGQRIYGLALGYEDANDAARLADDPIHKLLLGRDPLRGAALASQPTLSRFENDVTRGELLGMGEALFETVLERHRRRRRKVRRITVDLDVTDDPTHGAQQMAFFNGFYDTWCYLPMLAFLTFDRESEQYLCAAALRPGNAPTHAGALTLLTRIVGRLQERFPRARILVRLVGGFAHPELFEFLDTVGVDYVVAMAKNEVLERQAELDLIAARVLSDVTGRTEHVYTDFAYAAGTWLRERRVVCKAEVVRLEGREPRLNPRFVVTNLKAKPQRIYERVYCARGDAENRIKELFVVAFDRTSCSRFAANQFRVLLAAAAFALLQELRLAARGTAWARAQVAKLRLDLLKIGVQVIASVRRIVLRLPDAFPFRDGWHALALHSGASPG; encoded by the coding sequence TGACCGCCCGGTTCGACCTGCCGAACGCCAGCTCGGACGGCGGTGCGGTGCTGCTGAAGGCCGCGGATCGGCGTCTCGGCCTGATCTCCCGGCTCGCGGCCGCGCTGGTGGACGAGCGGCAGCGCGGTAAGGTGCGCCACGCGCTCGCCGACCTGCTCGGTCAGCGGATCTACGGCCTCGCGCTCGGCTACGAGGACGCCAACGACGCGGCGCGACTGGCGGACGATCCGATCCACAAGCTGCTGCTCGGGCGCGATCCGCTGCGCGGTGCTGCGCTGGCGTCGCAACCGACGCTGTCGCGGTTCGAGAACGACGTCACCCGCGGCGAGCTCCTCGGCATGGGCGAGGCGCTGTTCGAGACCGTGCTCGAGCGTCACCGCCGGCGCCGTCGCAAGGTGCGCCGGATCACCGTCGATCTCGACGTCACCGACGACCCGACCCACGGCGCCCAGCAAATGGCGTTCTTCAACGGCTTCTACGACACCTGGTGCTACCTGCCGATGCTGGCGTTCCTCACCTTCGACCGCGAGAGCGAGCAGTACCTGTGCGCCGCCGCGCTGCGGCCCGGCAACGCACCGACCCACGCCGGCGCACTGACGCTGCTCACGCGCATCGTCGGCCGGCTGCAGGAGCGCTTCCCCCGCGCCCGCATCCTGGTCCGACTCGTTGGCGGCTTCGCGCACCCCGAGCTGTTCGAGTTCCTCGACACCGTCGGCGTCGACTACGTGGTCGCGATGGCCAAGAACGAGGTCCTGGAGCGCCAGGCCGAACTCGACCTGATCGCCGCCCGCGTCCTGAGCGACGTGACGGGCCGGACCGAGCATGTCTACACCGACTTCGCCTACGCCGCCGGCACCTGGCTCCGCGAGCGGCGCGTGGTCTGCAAGGCCGAGGTCGTGCGCCTCGAGGGTCGCGAGCCGCGGCTCAACCCGCGCTTCGTCGTCACCAACCTCAAGGCCAAGCCGCAGCGGATCTACGAGCGCGTCTACTGCGCCCGCGGCGACGCCGAGAACCGCATCAAGGAACTCTTCGTCGTGGCCTTCGATCGCACCAGTTGCTCGCGCTTCGCCGCCAACCAGTTCCGCGTCCTGCTCGCCGCCGCCGCGTTCGCGCTGCTGCAGGAGCTGCGGCTCGCCGCCCGCGGCACCGCGTGGGCGCGGGCGCAGGTCGCGAAGCTGCGACTCGACCTGCTCAAGATCGGCGTGCAGGTGATCGCCTCCGTGCGCCGGATCGTCCTGCGCCTGCCCGACGCGTTCCCGTTCCGGGACGGCTGGCACGCGCTGGCGTTGCACAGCGGCGCAAGTCCTGGCTGA